A genomic region of Friedmanniella luteola contains the following coding sequences:
- a CDS encoding alpha/beta fold hydrolase, with translation MAPLRRVLVRAAITYDRRGFGRSDKTLTGYSYGTLTEDLHALLTELDLTDVTLVGFSMGGGEAARYFTTYGNERLRSVVFAAAVPPYLMKTGDNPDGPLEKSQAAEITAQLTANQEKFYDQFTTEFFSSKGVLRVSEQQRQEALALCLQADKKAALACLNAFGTTDFRDDLTKVSIPTLVLHGSADATVPFAGSGARTHAAIPGSQLHVIEGAPHGCNVSHAEEFNRALIDFLGN, from the coding sequence CTGGCCCCTCTCCGGCGAGTCCTGGTCCGAGCAGCCATCACCTATGACCGACGCGGCTTCGGACGCAGCGACAAGACGCTCACCGGCTACAGCTACGGCACCCTCACCGAGGACCTCCACGCTTTGCTCACCGAACTCGACCTCACCGACGTCACCCTGGTCGGCTTCTCCATGGGCGGTGGAGAGGCCGCCCGCTACTTCACCACTTACGGCAACGAGCGGCTCCGCAGCGTCGTCTTCGCCGCGGCGGTCCCGCCCTACCTGATGAAGACCGGCGACAACCCCGACGGCCCCCTGGAGAAGTCTCAGGCCGCGGAGATAACCGCCCAGCTCACCGCGAACCAGGAGAAGTTCTACGACCAGTTCACCACCGAGTTCTTTTCCTCCAAGGGCGTTCTCCGGGTCAGCGAGCAGCAGCGCCAGGAGGCGCTCGCCCTCTGCTTGCAGGCCGACAAGAAGGCTGCGCTCGCCTGCCTGAACGCCTTCGGAACCACCGACTTCCGCGACGACCTCACGAAAGTGTCGATCCCCACCCTCGTCCTGCACGGCTCCGCCGACGCCACTGTCCCCTTCGCCGGGTCCGGCGCCCGCACCCACGCCGCCATCCCCGGCAGCCAGCTGCACGTCATCGAGGGCGCCCCGCACGGCTGCAACGTCAGCCACGCCGAGGAGTTCAACCGGGCACTGATCGACTTCCTCGGCAACTAA
- a CDS encoding endonuclease/exonuclease/phosphatase family protein → MLSKLSAAAAALALVGGLLATAPAEAAATPSKITSVKATPGPGAGQVTFRWATAGKNTKAFKIETGLTSFSKARSSSLPSSGRHAKVFTISGSRRSWTMSAAQAASAGAPIGSANHLYFRLWAVNGSATRAYPYLQAVLPRPAAPKASGSALRMASFNVRSAKLGGSRQWLRRATAVAREIRGQNPGIVAVQELSPGRADGKNKSTTGSVRQTTSLVNAMRSVGAPKYRLVRQNPYIKPGVKHGSQGTRILYDTSRYTLISRCAEKTGKRNYSSSCSVDLPKLSSDSRSAIRSAAYARFQDRRTGARFWVASVHLDHRHSSNLAKEHVYEGLRSRQIKTVTARLARVNTTHDKVVLAGDINSWQNNKGGYAAHDHLVSSGFFDTAGAQTRVNFQYSTVNHFDAHLSPGATGFGSRIDVIMVKGSKGAKRFANVMRPTNAARPSDHNLIVSDLVL, encoded by the coding sequence GTGCTCAGCAAGCTCTCGGCCGCCGCCGCCGCTCTCGCCCTCGTCGGAGGCCTCCTGGCCACGGCACCCGCGGAAGCTGCCGCCACCCCCTCCAAGATCACCAGCGTGAAGGCCACCCCCGGCCCGGGCGCGGGCCAGGTCACCTTCCGCTGGGCGACCGCCGGCAAGAACACCAAGGCCTTCAAGATCGAGACCGGCCTCACCAGCTTCAGCAAGGCCAGGTCCTCGTCGCTGCCCAGCAGCGGCCGCCACGCCAAGGTCTTCACCATCAGCGGGTCGCGGCGCTCCTGGACGATGAGCGCGGCGCAGGCCGCCTCCGCCGGTGCCCCGATCGGCTCGGCCAACCACCTGTACTTCCGCCTCTGGGCGGTCAACGGCTCCGCCACCCGGGCCTACCCCTACCTGCAGGCCGTGCTGCCCAGGCCGGCCGCCCCCAAGGCCTCGGGCAGCGCCCTGCGGATGGCGTCCTTCAACGTCCGGTCCGCCAAGCTCGGCGGCAGCCGCCAGTGGCTGCGCCGCGCCACCGCCGTCGCCCGCGAGATCCGTGGCCAGAACCCCGGCATCGTCGCCGTGCAGGAGCTCAGCCCCGGCCGGGCCGACGGCAAGAACAAGAGCACGACCGGCTCCGTCCGGCAGACGACGAGCCTGGTCAACGCCATGCGCAGCGTCGGCGCCCCCAAGTACCGCCTCGTCCGGCAGAACCCCTACATCAAGCCGGGCGTCAAGCACGGCAGCCAGGGGACCCGGATCCTCTACGACACCAGCCGCTACACCCTGATCAGCCGGTGCGCCGAGAAGACCGGCAAGCGCAACTACAGCAGCAGCTGCTCGGTGGACCTGCCCAAGCTCTCCAGCGACTCGCGGAGCGCCATCCGCAGCGCCGCCTACGCCCGCTTCCAGGACCGCCGCACCGGCGCCCGGTTCTGGGTCGCCTCGGTGCACCTGGACCACCGGCACAGCAGCAACCTGGCCAAGGAGCACGTCTACGAGGGCCTCCGCTCCCGCCAGATCAAGACCGTCACCGCCCGGCTCGCCCGGGTCAACACCACCCACGACAAGGTCGTCCTCGCCGGCGACATCAACAGCTGGCAGAACAACAAGGGTGGCTACGCCGCCCACGACCACCTGGTCTCCTCCGGCTTCTTCGACACCGCCGGCGCCCAGACCCGGGTCAACTTCCAGTACTCGACGGTCAACCACTTCGACGCGCACCTCTCGCCCGGGGCGACCGGCTTCGGCTCGCGGATCGACGTCATCATGGTCAAGGGCAGCAAGGGCGCGAAGCGCTTCGCCAACGTCATGCGGCCCACCAACGCGGCCCGGCCGTCCGACCACAACCTGATCGTCAGCGACCTGGTCCTCTGA
- a CDS encoding ester cyclase has protein sequence MSLFSKTRDTNLAAQTAFGEAVNSGSLAFDDLVAADAVDHDPAPNQVAGPEGYRAMFGELRTAFPDLKVEVDHLVADDDDVAFAYTLTGTHAGPFEGFQPTGRSFRVRGMQISRFSDGKLVERWGSSDQLGILTQLGLPTS, from the coding sequence TTGAGCTTGTTCTCCAAGACCAGAGACACGAACCTGGCCGCGCAGACGGCCTTCGGCGAGGCGGTGAACTCCGGCAGTCTGGCTTTCGATGACCTCGTGGCCGCGGACGCCGTAGACCATGACCCGGCTCCGAACCAGGTGGCCGGACCCGAGGGCTACCGCGCCATGTTCGGGGAGCTGCGCACCGCCTTCCCCGACCTGAAGGTCGAGGTCGATCACCTCGTGGCCGACGACGACGACGTCGCGTTCGCCTACACCCTGACCGGTACCCATGCCGGGCCCTTCGAGGGTTTCCAGCCGACGGGCCGCTCGTTCCGCGTGCGCGGGATGCAGATCAGCCGTTTCTCCGACGGCAAGCTCGTCGAGCGGTGGGGCAGCAGCGACCAGCTCGGCATCCTCACCCAGCTCGGGCTTCCCACCAGCTGA
- a CDS encoding replication initiator, producing the protein MDLSQLEADPAGDLDHDRWRHDEQGGSDRGALQLDHLSPEVARLVVARLVSKDFGAWTEALARVGNCVRPVRLRGTSERVDAATGEVLSSFSSADHPLGVVHVRCGDRRASECPSCSRLYAADMFHLIRAGVTGGKTVPETVADHPLLFATLTAPSFGRVHTSGRCHPGDSARRCPHGRPVHCGVVHAEGVEGPRSAGLLGQPLCADCYDYASHVVWQWFAPDLWRRFTIALHRSLAHHLGVPASGLAEVATVQYAKVAEFQRRGAVHFHALIRLDGPRTPGGISDPPEGVTAELLAGLVTEAASTVQLHVPGVDDADVPRRLVFGRQLDVRVVRSHRPDDDQALTAAQVAGYLAKYSTKSATDDVATTSAHLRRLQTTIADLDLRAQVASLSDSSSPYRLLGHWGRMLGFRGHFATKSRRYSVTLGQLRRARQRAQARIAASRATGTPLDLASLEADLLADEEETTLVVGRWCYLGSGWADDGETALPTAAAARAREYAQERARSRRR; encoded by the coding sequence GTGGACCTTTCGCAGCTGGAAGCCGACCCCGCGGGCGACCTCGACCACGACCGCTGGCGTCACGACGAGCAGGGCGGCTCCGACCGTGGCGCCTTGCAGCTGGACCACCTGTCGCCGGAGGTCGCGCGGCTGGTGGTGGCCCGGCTGGTGTCGAAGGACTTCGGCGCCTGGACCGAGGCGCTGGCCCGGGTCGGGAACTGCGTCCGCCCGGTCCGTCTCCGGGGGACGTCGGAGCGGGTCGACGCGGCGACGGGTGAGGTGTTGTCGAGCTTCTCCAGCGCCGACCACCCGCTCGGGGTGGTGCACGTGCGGTGCGGGGACCGGCGGGCGTCGGAGTGCCCGTCCTGCTCCCGCCTCTACGCCGCGGACATGTTCCACCTGATCCGGGCCGGGGTGACCGGCGGCAAGACCGTCCCCGAGACGGTTGCCGACCACCCGCTGCTGTTCGCCACCCTCACCGCCCCCTCCTTCGGGCGGGTGCACACCTCGGGCCGCTGCCACCCCGGCGACTCGGCCCGTCGCTGCCCCCACGGCCGCCCCGTCCACTGCGGGGTGGTGCACGCGGAGGGGGTGGAGGGCCCCCGCTCGGCCGGGCTGTTGGGGCAGCCGCTGTGCGCGGACTGCTACGACTACGCCTCGCACGTGGTGTGGCAGTGGTTCGCCCCCGACCTGTGGCGCCGCTTCACCATCGCCCTCCACCGCTCGCTGGCCCACCACCTCGGCGTGCCCGCGTCGGGCCTGGCGGAGGTGGCGACGGTGCAGTACGCGAAGGTGGCCGAGTTCCAACGCCGCGGCGCCGTCCACTTCCACGCCCTGATCCGGCTCGACGGGCCCCGCACCCCCGGCGGGATTAGTGACCCACCCGAAGGTGTGACGGCCGAGCTCCTGGCCGGTCTCGTGACCGAGGCCGCGTCGACGGTGCAGCTGCACGTCCCCGGAGTCGACGACGCCGATGTGCCCCGGCGGCTGGTGTTCGGCCGTCAGCTCGACGTTCGGGTCGTCCGCTCGCATCGGCCCGACGACGACCAGGCGCTGACCGCCGCCCAGGTCGCCGGCTACCTCGCGAAGTACTCGACCAAGTCCGCCACCGACGACGTCGCCACCACCAGCGCTCACCTCCGCCGGCTGCAGACCACCATCGCCGACCTCGACCTTCGCGCCCAGGTCGCCAGCCTGAGCGATTCGAGCAGCCCGTACCGGCTGTTGGGGCACTGGGGGCGGATGCTCGGGTTCCGCGGCCACTTCGCGACCAAGTCGCGCCGCTACTCGGTCACCCTCGGCCAGCTGCGCCGGGCCCGGCAGCGCGCCCAGGCCCGGATAGCTGCCAGCCGTGCCACCGGCACCCCGCTGGACTTGGCCAGCCTCGAAGCTGACCTCCTTGCCGACGAGGAAGAGACCACTCTCGTGGTCGGGCGGTGGTGCTACCTCGGCTCCGGCTGGGCTGACGACGGCGAGACCGCCCTGCCCACCGCTGCCGCCGCACGCGCCCGCGAGTACGCCCAGGAGAGGGCACGGAGCAGGCGCCGGTGA
- a CDS encoding UdgX family uracil-DNA binding protein (This protein belongs to the uracil DNA glycosylase superfamily, members of which act in excision repair of DNA. However, it belongs more specifically to UdgX branch, whose founding member was found to bind uracil in DNA (where it does not belong), without cleaving it, appears to promote DNA repair by a pathway involving RecA, rather than base excision.), with the protein MSAETWVPAGAGIGELRRAATECRGCELWEPATQVVFSAGNPRGPVMLVGEQPGDQEDRRGIPFVGPAGQLLQRALAEAGITVADLYVTNAVKHFRFTEQGKRRIHATPQATHIRACRPWLEAEVAEVDPRMVVALGATAAKAMLGPAFRITQQRGTVLELPPPFGPRPVLATLHPSAVLRTQAGPEQAEAFAGLVADLRTAAAAVAG; encoded by the coding sequence ATGAGCGCTGAGACCTGGGTGCCCGCGGGGGCCGGGATCGGCGAGCTGCGCCGGGCGGCGACGGAGTGCCGTGGCTGCGAGCTCTGGGAGCCGGCGACGCAGGTGGTGTTCTCCGCCGGCAACCCCCGGGGTCCGGTGATGCTGGTCGGCGAGCAGCCGGGGGACCAGGAGGACCGCCGCGGGATCCCGTTCGTCGGTCCCGCCGGTCAGCTCCTGCAGCGCGCGCTCGCCGAGGCCGGGATCACGGTCGCCGACCTCTACGTCACCAACGCCGTCAAGCACTTCCGGTTCACCGAGCAGGGCAAGCGGCGGATCCACGCCACGCCGCAGGCCACCCACATCAGGGCGTGCCGGCCCTGGCTGGAGGCGGAGGTCGCCGAGGTGGACCCGCGGATGGTCGTCGCGCTCGGGGCCACGGCCGCCAAGGCGATGCTCGGTCCGGCCTTCCGGATCACCCAGCAGCGCGGCACCGTGCTCGAGCTGCCGCCGCCGTTCGGCCCCCGCCCGGTGCTGGCCACCCTGCACCCCTCGGCGGTGCTGCGCACGCAGGCCGGACCCGAGCAGGCCGAGGCGTTCGCCGGTCTGGTGGCGGACCTGCGCACGGCGGCGGCCGCCGTCGCCGGCTGA
- a CDS encoding site-specific integrase yields the protein MTWIEQMQSLARTGVDPTQTLGEYVAALGDRWTRGIDPTSTYDPYAAGLRRRVVPTLGHLPLTLITAGLVDRAIDRWELEYGRSTVKNTVSALVLVLDEAVRDGLLPRNPAKDRARRRTVGRTVSTEPGSPRDLALPDVATLQRIVAAVIQAGNHQAWGDAVTLLATTALRISEVAGLRVGDVDLDRGLLQVARQTYPGRGGLVTKETKGRRRRTVPIIEPLRELLVRLTTGRRDDDRLLVGPRGGVITTATLRDATNSDQLVANLGQPGLVRHGLRHTALTWMADAGVNLHILQRVAGHQDPAVTARYLHPDTQAMLDAGTAFSAWWSVVGPEQPALTVLRGGGDAG from the coding sequence GTGACGTGGATCGAGCAGATGCAGAGCCTGGCTCGGACCGGTGTCGACCCGACGCAGACGCTCGGAGAGTACGTGGCAGCTCTGGGTGACCGCTGGACCCGTGGGATCGACCCGACGTCGACGTACGACCCCTACGCGGCAGGTCTTCGCCGGCGCGTTGTCCCGACCCTCGGCCATCTTCCGCTCACCTTGATCACGGCGGGGCTGGTTGACCGGGCCATCGACCGGTGGGAGCTCGAGTACGGCCGCTCGACGGTGAAGAACACCGTGTCGGCACTGGTCCTAGTGCTCGACGAGGCCGTGCGTGACGGCTTGCTGCCCCGCAACCCGGCCAAAGATCGGGCTCGCCGCCGGACTGTCGGGCGCACCGTGTCGACGGAGCCGGGTTCGCCGCGCGATCTGGCGCTGCCCGACGTGGCGACGTTGCAGCGGATCGTCGCCGCGGTGATCCAAGCCGGCAACCACCAGGCCTGGGGTGACGCGGTGACCTTGTTGGCGACGACGGCCCTGCGGATCAGTGAGGTGGCGGGCCTGCGGGTGGGCGACGTCGACCTCGACCGAGGTCTGCTGCAGGTGGCGCGGCAGACCTATCCCGGTCGGGGCGGGCTGGTGACCAAGGAGACGAAGGGCCGACGCCGCCGAACAGTCCCGATCATCGAACCGCTGCGAGAGCTCCTGGTTCGGCTGACCACGGGCCGGCGCGACGACGACCGGCTACTGGTGGGACCTCGTGGGGGAGTGATCACCACGGCCACGCTGCGCGATGCGACCAACTCGGATCAGCTGGTCGCCAACCTGGGTCAGCCTGGCTTGGTGCGTCATGGTCTGCGGCACACCGCGCTGACCTGGATGGCGGACGCCGGGGTGAACCTGCACATCTTGCAACGCGTGGCTGGCCACCAAGATCCGGCAGTCACGGCCCGCTATCTGCACCCCGACACGCAGGCGATGCTGGACGCCGGCACGGCCTTCTCGGCCTGGTGGTCCGTAGTTGGTCCGGAGCAGCCCGCCCTCACGGTCCTCCGGGGAGGGGGCGATGCGGGATGA
- a CDS encoding TetR/AcrR family transcriptional regulator, translated as MAAPVDLDGRRVRGARTRSLILARAVDIASVEGLDHLSLGRLGADLQISKSGVSGHFASRESLQLAVIRVAAALYSERVAVPAASAGSGLAQLWRLCDGWIEFMRSGELSGRSFFLTALVEYDARPGVVRDELLRHRLRWERLFGHFWRSAVRQGQMVSDADAHQLFFEVGALVSAATMEAQLRDDPAAFDRARNGVLHRLRPLTADAFAVLLEK; from the coding sequence ATGGCTGCACCGGTGGATCTCGACGGGCGGCGCGTACGGGGCGCTCGGACTCGCAGCCTGATCCTGGCTCGTGCCGTCGACATCGCCTCGGTGGAAGGGCTGGACCACCTCTCGCTCGGCCGCCTGGGGGCCGACCTGCAGATCAGCAAGAGTGGGGTCAGCGGGCACTTCGCGAGCCGGGAATCGCTCCAGCTCGCGGTCATCAGGGTCGCGGCTGCGCTCTATTCCGAGCGGGTCGCGGTCCCGGCTGCCAGCGCGGGTTCCGGGCTTGCCCAGCTCTGGCGGCTCTGCGACGGCTGGATCGAGTTCATGCGTTCCGGGGAGCTCAGCGGCCGGTCCTTCTTCTTAACCGCCCTGGTCGAGTACGACGCCAGACCCGGCGTGGTCCGTGACGAGCTCCTCCGCCACCGACTGCGCTGGGAACGACTCTTCGGTCACTTCTGGAGAAGTGCTGTTCGCCAGGGCCAGATGGTCTCCGATGCGGACGCCCATCAGCTCTTCTTCGAAGTTGGTGCGCTGGTGTCGGCAGCGACCATGGAGGCTCAGTTGCGCGACGACCCCGCCGCCTTCGACCGAGCACGCAACGGCGTGCTCCACCGGTTGAGGCCCCTGACCGCCGATGCGTTTGCGGTCCTCCTGGAGAAGTAG
- a CDS encoding glycoside hydrolase family 15 protein — protein MAKKRTKLRVDVASKPAHTRSVPIGDYGFLSDGEVSALVSPGGSIDWMCLPRFDSPSAFGHILGKLAGSFRVAPDEITVPGDRRYLPGTMILETSWGTPTGWIIVRDALLIGPWRHEDSRSHTHQRTPVDYEAEHVLLRTIRCVSGEVQTIVDCEPVLDYGRSQVAWSYTEHGYHQGVGRAEGSDLELHLTSDLRLGFEGGRVGARTLLKEGDVRYIALSWGGVEPPMDFAEAYRRQVWTAHHWQHWLARGDFPDHPWRSYLQRSALTLKGLTYTPTGAIAAAGSASLPETPGGNRNYDYRYTWIRDATFALWGMYSLGFDWEAVDFFSFIADIASRDEELQIMYGIGGERELAEQELDHLPGYAASRPVRIGNAAYAQQQHDVWGALLDSVYLHSKAADHLDGRIWPILDKQVSQALKHWREPDAGIWEVRGELQHFTSSKIMCWVAVDRGAKLARETGETGKAAEWELAAQEIKDDILANGVDERGVLTQHYGTKALDASLLLAPLLRFLPPDDQRIRATVLAIADELTVHGLVLRYRVEETDDGFSGEEGSFTICSFWLVSALCEIGEYHRARKLCAKLLSFAGPLELYGEEIDPHTGQHLGNFPQAFTHLALINAVMHVIRLEALQEPTDTGSWAGATEAGR, from the coding sequence ATGGCCAAGAAGAGGACCAAGCTCCGCGTCGACGTCGCCAGCAAGCCCGCGCACACCCGCTCGGTGCCCATCGGCGACTACGGGTTCCTGAGCGACGGCGAGGTGTCGGCGCTGGTCTCGCCCGGCGGCAGCATCGACTGGATGTGCCTGCCGCGCTTCGACTCGCCCAGTGCCTTCGGGCACATCCTGGGCAAGCTCGCCGGCTCGTTCCGCGTCGCGCCCGACGAGATCACCGTGCCGGGCGACCGCCGCTACCTGCCCGGCACGATGATCCTGGAGACCAGCTGGGGCACCCCGACCGGCTGGATCATCGTCCGCGACGCCCTGCTGATCGGCCCCTGGCGGCACGAGGACAGCCGCTCGCACACCCACCAGCGGACGCCGGTCGACTACGAGGCCGAGCACGTCCTGCTGCGGACCATCCGGTGCGTCTCGGGAGAGGTGCAGACCATCGTGGACTGCGAGCCGGTGCTGGACTACGGCCGCTCGCAGGTGGCGTGGAGCTACACCGAGCACGGCTACCACCAGGGCGTCGGCCGGGCCGAGGGATCGGACCTGGAGCTCCACCTCACCTCCGACCTCCGGCTGGGCTTCGAGGGCGGCCGGGTCGGCGCCCGGACGCTGCTGAAGGAGGGCGACGTCCGCTACATCGCCCTGAGCTGGGGCGGCGTCGAGCCCCCCATGGACTTCGCCGAGGCCTACCGGCGGCAGGTCTGGACGGCCCACCACTGGCAGCACTGGCTGGCGCGCGGCGACTTCCCCGACCACCCCTGGCGCAGCTACCTGCAGCGCAGCGCCCTGACCTTGAAGGGCCTCACCTACACCCCGACCGGGGCCATCGCCGCCGCGGGCAGCGCCTCCCTGCCGGAGACGCCGGGTGGGAACCGCAACTACGACTACCGGTACACCTGGATCCGGGACGCCACGTTCGCGCTGTGGGGCATGTACTCCCTCGGCTTCGACTGGGAGGCCGTGGACTTCTTCTCCTTCATCGCCGACATCGCGAGCCGGGACGAGGAGCTGCAGATCATGTACGGGATCGGCGGCGAGCGCGAGCTGGCCGAGCAGGAGCTCGACCACCTGCCCGGCTACGCGGCGTCGCGGCCCGTCCGGATCGGCAACGCCGCCTACGCCCAGCAGCAGCACGACGTCTGGGGCGCGCTGCTGGACTCGGTCTACCTGCACTCCAAGGCGGCCGACCACCTCGACGGCCGCATCTGGCCCATCCTCGACAAGCAGGTCAGCCAGGCCCTCAAGCACTGGCGCGAGCCCGACGCCGGGATCTGGGAGGTGCGCGGAGAGCTGCAGCACTTCACCTCCTCCAAGATCATGTGCTGGGTCGCCGTCGACCGGGGCGCCAAGCTGGCCCGCGAGACGGGCGAGACGGGCAAGGCCGCGGAGTGGGAGCTGGCCGCCCAGGAGATCAAGGACGACATCCTGGCCAACGGCGTCGACGAGCGGGGCGTGCTCACCCAGCACTACGGGACGAAAGCGCTGGACGCGTCGCTGCTGCTGGCCCCGCTGCTGCGCTTCCTGCCGCCCGACGACCAGCGGATCCGCGCCACCGTGCTGGCCATCGCCGACGAGCTGACGGTGCACGGCCTCGTCCTGCGCTACCGCGTCGAGGAGACCGACGACGGGTTCAGCGGCGAGGAGGGCAGCTTCACCATCTGCTCCTTCTGGCTCGTCTCGGCGCTGTGCGAGATCGGGGAGTACCACCGGGCCCGCAAGCTCTGCGCGAAGCTGCTGTCCTTCGCCGGCCCGCTGGAGCTGTACGGCGAGGAGATCGACCCGCACACCGGCCAGCACCTGGGCAACTTCCCGCAGGCCTTCACCCACCTGGCCCTCATCAACGCCGTCATGCACGTCATCCGGCTGGAGGCGCTGCAGGAGCCGACCGACACCGGGTCGTGGGCGGGGGCGACCGAAGCCGGCCGTTGA
- a CDS encoding DUF2231 domain-containing protein has product MFSSVGDLPLHPLVLHAAVLGLPVTLLLAILFAYPRTRNWARWPLALAGVGSLAAVFLAKESGEELQRAMLQSEALGGEAATLIIRHGELAEQLFLITIGLAVLAVASAVLVGRVGGTPERRGSRGRDLVLLALLLVVAAVAAFWVYRVGDLGATAVWNPSGTQTYSSTGG; this is encoded by the coding sequence GTGTTCAGCTCGGTCGGCGACCTGCCCCTGCACCCCCTCGTCCTGCACGCCGCCGTGCTGGGACTGCCCGTGACGCTGCTGCTGGCGATCCTCTTCGCCTACCCGCGCACCCGGAACTGGGCCCGCTGGCCGCTGGCCCTGGCCGGCGTCGGGTCCCTGGCCGCCGTCTTCCTGGCCAAGGAGAGCGGCGAGGAGCTGCAGCGGGCGATGCTGCAGAGCGAGGCGCTGGGCGGCGAGGCCGCCACCCTGATCATCCGGCACGGTGAGCTGGCGGAGCAGCTGTTCCTGATCACCATCGGGCTCGCGGTGCTGGCGGTCGCCTCGGCCGTCCTGGTCGGGCGGGTCGGTGGGACCCCGGAGCGGCGGGGGAGCCGGGGCCGCGACCTCGTCCTGCTGGCCCTGCTCCTGGTGGTCGCGGCGGTGGCCGCCTTCTGGGTCTACCGCGTGGGCGACCTCGGCGCGACCGCCGTCTGGAACCCCTCGGGCACCCAGACCTATTCCTCCACCGGCGGCTGA